The Pseudoliparis swirei isolate HS2019 ecotype Mariana Trench chromosome 16, NWPU_hadal_v1, whole genome shotgun sequence genome includes a window with the following:
- the prpf4bb gene encoding pre-mRNA processing factor 4Bb isoform X2 yields MADVEMDIASTRMNNGNEHVKQDLESQEKSGNEDSGEVSEEEEEEEAEANGVKTEDGPKHHSSSGGKHKRKKHKHRSKHKKHKHASDEDKDRKRKHRHKHRKHKRKEAGSPSGAALFAPSSHKKVESSPSSGNPSLDDRALLEDLEKRRAMIKAELDSQLMEGKVQSGMGLILQGYNSGSEEDGDGRIRNGEPRQRVSLGKPISPRGGKGGKSRRESTEGSKSTSKRRTRSKSAERLGQAKESKPDKATKTTKDTAVKDKSRGRSRSKDRKHSDGADKSKERAGKSNSPTAWRGEQKGGRADKRSSPQRDDRPNQERARRRSRSPGRERPGRSDADRDKRPAKSPSKDASSGKENRSPHRRVPHSPVRKRSASPRHHPPATASDKTSKPSHSPPKTRSPPRRPRSRSPDVRRRDVDRKDSPMRKRIRPDAGPGRDWSRENSPRAAARRRMSRSPLRRRSPSPRRRSRSSPRRRSRSPLGHRFGERDRYGRLRQYRRSMSRDRGRRRRRSRDEDKFKGSLSEGMKVDKESSGEEVLEDFDGEEVDEEFVIEQRRQQRLAIVQKYKVASDDTNMVSEPSSPQSSTRSRSPSPDDVLERVAADVKEYERENLDTFEASIKAKQNLIAQEKDGANPKKPSAPDMFTESDDMFAADFDNARMRAAGVGKDFKENPNLRDNWTDAEGYYRVNIGETLDKRYDVYGYTGHGVFSNVIRARDTARAGQEVAVKIIRNNELMQKTGLKELEFLKKLNDADPDDKFHCLRLFRHFYHKQHLCLVFEPLSMNLREVLKKYGKDVGLHIKAVRSYSQQLFMALKLLKRCNILHADIKPDNILVNESKTILKLCDFGSASHVADNDITPYLVSRFYRAPEIIIGKPYDYGIDMWSVGCTLHELYTGKILFPGSSNNHMIKLAMDLKGKMPNKMIRKGLFKDQHFDQNLNFLYIEVDKVTEREKVTVMSTINSTKDLLTDMIGYQRLPEDQRKKVMQLKDLLDSTLMLDPAKRISINQALQHPFIQEKI; encoded by the exons gaagcaggatctggagaGCCAAGAAAAAAGTGGCAATGAGGACAGCGGAGAGGTgtcggaggaagaagaggaggaagag GCAGAGGCTAACGGGGTGAAGACAGAAGATGGGCCCAAACATCACAGCAGCAGTGGCGGCAAACACAAGAGGAAAAAACACAAGCATCGTAGTaagcacaaaaaacacaagcatGCCTCTGACGAGGACAAGGACCGCAAACGGAAGCACCGTCACAAACACAGGAAGCACAAGCGCAAAGAGGCCGGCTCTCCGTCCGGCGCTGCCCTCTTTGCCCCCTCCAGCCACAAAAAAGTCgaatcctctccctcctctggaAATCCAAGTCTGGACGACCGGGCCTTGCTGGAGGATTTGGAGAAGCGGAGGGCCATGATCAAAGCTGAGCTGGACAGCCAGTTGATGGAGGGCAAGGTCCAGTCAGGAATGGGCCTTATCCTTCAGGGTTATAACTCTGGATCTGAAGAGGATGGAGATGGTAGGATCAGAAATGGAGAACCGCGCCAACGGGTCAGCTTGGGTAAACCCATATCTCCCAGAGGCGGGAAAGGAGGGAAATCTAGACGGGAGTCCACAGAGGGCAGCAAGTCCACCTCCAAGCGCCGCACTCGGAGTAAGTCGGCGGAGAGGCTCGGGCAGGCCAAGGAGTCCAAGCCAGACAAGGCGACCAAAACCACCAAGGACACAGCTGTTAAAGACAAAAGCCGCGGCAGAAGCCGGTCGAAAGACAGAAAGCATTCGGACGGCGCCGACAAGTCCAAGGAGAGAGCCGGGAAGTCCAACTCCCCCACCGCCTGGAGGGGAGAGCAGAAAGGCGGCCGCGCCGATAAACGTTCCTCTCCGCAGCGCGACGACAGACCAAATCAGGAGAGAGCGAGGCGGCGGTCCAGATCGCCTGGCCGAGAACGACCAGGTCGCTCCGACGCCGACCGGGACAAGCGTCCGGCCAAGTCCCCGTCCAAGGACGCTTCATCGGGGAAGGAGAACCGCTCCCCTCACCGACGAGTGCCCCACAGCCCTGTGAGGAAACGCAGCGCCTCCCCTCGCCACCACCCCCCGGCTACCGCCTCAGACAAGACATCTAAGCCGAGCCACTCTCCACCCAAAACAAGGTCTCCCCCCAGGAGACCCCGCAGCCGCTCACCAGACGTCCGGAGGCGGGATGTGGACAGGAAGGACTCCCCAATGAG GAAGCGCATACGGCCAGACGCAGGGCCAGGCAGAGATTGGTCCCGCGAGAACAGTCCCAGAGCAGCCGCTCGGCGCAGGATGAGTCGCTCACCTTTAAGACGGCGATCGCCGTCGCCACGACGACGCTCCCGCTCTTCCCCCCGCAGACGGAGCAGGTCTCCCTTGGGACACAG gtttggagagagagaccgCTACGGAAGGCTCCGGCAGTACCGACGCTCGATGTCCCGCGATCGAGGTCGGAGAAGAAGACGCAGCCGAGATGAGGACAAGTTCAAGGGAAGCCTCTCCGAGGGCATGAAGGTCGACAAAGAGTCCTCAGGGGAAGAAGT GTTGGAGGACTTtgatggagaggaggtggatgaAGAGTTTGTCATCGAACAGCGCCGGCAGCAACGTTTGGCCATCGTCCAG AAATACAAGGTCGCGAGTGACGACACCAACATGGTGTCGGAGCCCAGCAGCCCCCAGAGCAGCACGCGCAGCCGGTCGCCGTCCCCCGACGACGTCTTGGAGCGAGTGGCGGCGGATGTCAAGGAGTACGAGCGAGAGAACCTGGACACCTTCGAGGCCAGCATCAAAGCCAAGCAGAACCTCATCGCCCAGGAGAAAGACG gagCCAACCCAAAGAAGCCCTCGGCCCCCGACATGTTTACAGAGTCGGACGACATGTTCGCCGCCGACTTTGAC aacGCCCGGATGAGAGCAGCTGGTGTCGGGAAGGACTTCAAGGAGAACCCCAACCTCAGGGACAACTGGACTGACGCGGAGGGCTACTACC gggTCAACATCGGGGAGACGCTAGACAAGCGCTATGACGTGTACGGCTACACCGGCCACGGTGTCTTCAGCAACGTGATCAGAGCCCGGGACACCGCCAGGGCCGGCCAGGAGGTGGCGGTCAAGATCATCCGCAACAATGAGCTCAT GCAGAAGACCGGGTTGAAAGAGTTGGAGTTCCTCAAGAAGCTGAACGACGCCGACCCCGACGACAAGTTCCACTGCCTCCGCCTCTTCAGGCACTTCTACCACAAGCAGCATCTCTGTCTGGTGTTTGAGCCTCTGAG CATGAATCTGCGCGAGGTCCTGAAGAAGTACGGCAAAGACGTCGGGCTCCACATCAAGGCGGTGCGCTCCTACAGCCAGCAGCTGTTCATGGCCCTCAAGCTGCTGAAGCGATGCAACATCCTCCACGCCGACATCAAGCCGGACAACATCCTG gtGAACGAGTCGAAGACCATTTTGAAGCTTTGTGACTTTGGCTCGGCGTCCCACGTCGCCGACAACGACATCACGCCGTACCTGGTCAGCAGGTTCTACCGCGCTCCGGAGATCA TCATCGGGAAGCCGTACGACTACGGGATCGACATGTGGTCCGTCGGCTGCACTTTACACGAGCTCTACACCGGCAAGATCCTGTTCCCCGGGTCCTCCAACAATCACATGATCAAACTCGCGATGGACCTGAAGGGCAAGATGCCCAACAAG ATGATCCGTAAAGGCCTGTTCAAAGACCAGCACTTCGATCAGAATTTGAACTTCCTGTACATTGAAGTCGACAAAGTGACAGAACGG GAGAAGGTGACGGTGATGAGCACCATCAACTCCACCAAAGACCTGCTGACGGACATGATCGGATACCAGCGGCTGCCCGAGGACCAGAGGAAGAAGGTGATGCAGCTGAAGGACCTGCTGGACAGCACCCTGATGCTGGACCCGGCCAAGCGCATCAGCATCAACCAGGCGCTGCAGCACCCCTTCATCCAGGAGAAGATATGA
- the prpf4bb gene encoding pre-mRNA processing factor 4Bb isoform X1: MADVEMDIASTRMNNGNEHVKQDLESQEKSGNEDSGEVSEEEEEEEQAEANGVKTEDGPKHHSSSGGKHKRKKHKHRSKHKKHKHASDEDKDRKRKHRHKHRKHKRKEAGSPSGAALFAPSSHKKVESSPSSGNPSLDDRALLEDLEKRRAMIKAELDSQLMEGKVQSGMGLILQGYNSGSEEDGDGRIRNGEPRQRVSLGKPISPRGGKGGKSRRESTEGSKSTSKRRTRSKSAERLGQAKESKPDKATKTTKDTAVKDKSRGRSRSKDRKHSDGADKSKERAGKSNSPTAWRGEQKGGRADKRSSPQRDDRPNQERARRRSRSPGRERPGRSDADRDKRPAKSPSKDASSGKENRSPHRRVPHSPVRKRSASPRHHPPATASDKTSKPSHSPPKTRSPPRRPRSRSPDVRRRDVDRKDSPMRKRIRPDAGPGRDWSRENSPRAAARRRMSRSPLRRRSPSPRRRSRSSPRRRSRSPLGHRFGERDRYGRLRQYRRSMSRDRGRRRRRSRDEDKFKGSLSEGMKVDKESSGEEVLEDFDGEEVDEEFVIEQRRQQRLAIVQKYKVASDDTNMVSEPSSPQSSTRSRSPSPDDVLERVAADVKEYERENLDTFEASIKAKQNLIAQEKDGANPKKPSAPDMFTESDDMFAADFDNARMRAAGVGKDFKENPNLRDNWTDAEGYYRVNIGETLDKRYDVYGYTGHGVFSNVIRARDTARAGQEVAVKIIRNNELMQKTGLKELEFLKKLNDADPDDKFHCLRLFRHFYHKQHLCLVFEPLSMNLREVLKKYGKDVGLHIKAVRSYSQQLFMALKLLKRCNILHADIKPDNILVNESKTILKLCDFGSASHVADNDITPYLVSRFYRAPEIIIGKPYDYGIDMWSVGCTLHELYTGKILFPGSSNNHMIKLAMDLKGKMPNKMIRKGLFKDQHFDQNLNFLYIEVDKVTEREKVTVMSTINSTKDLLTDMIGYQRLPEDQRKKVMQLKDLLDSTLMLDPAKRISINQALQHPFIQEKI, encoded by the exons gaagcaggatctggagaGCCAAGAAAAAAGTGGCAATGAGGACAGCGGAGAGGTgtcggaggaagaagaggaggaagag CAGGCAGAGGCTAACGGGGTGAAGACAGAAGATGGGCCCAAACATCACAGCAGCAGTGGCGGCAAACACAAGAGGAAAAAACACAAGCATCGTAGTaagcacaaaaaacacaagcatGCCTCTGACGAGGACAAGGACCGCAAACGGAAGCACCGTCACAAACACAGGAAGCACAAGCGCAAAGAGGCCGGCTCTCCGTCCGGCGCTGCCCTCTTTGCCCCCTCCAGCCACAAAAAAGTCgaatcctctccctcctctggaAATCCAAGTCTGGACGACCGGGCCTTGCTGGAGGATTTGGAGAAGCGGAGGGCCATGATCAAAGCTGAGCTGGACAGCCAGTTGATGGAGGGCAAGGTCCAGTCAGGAATGGGCCTTATCCTTCAGGGTTATAACTCTGGATCTGAAGAGGATGGAGATGGTAGGATCAGAAATGGAGAACCGCGCCAACGGGTCAGCTTGGGTAAACCCATATCTCCCAGAGGCGGGAAAGGAGGGAAATCTAGACGGGAGTCCACAGAGGGCAGCAAGTCCACCTCCAAGCGCCGCACTCGGAGTAAGTCGGCGGAGAGGCTCGGGCAGGCCAAGGAGTCCAAGCCAGACAAGGCGACCAAAACCACCAAGGACACAGCTGTTAAAGACAAAAGCCGCGGCAGAAGCCGGTCGAAAGACAGAAAGCATTCGGACGGCGCCGACAAGTCCAAGGAGAGAGCCGGGAAGTCCAACTCCCCCACCGCCTGGAGGGGAGAGCAGAAAGGCGGCCGCGCCGATAAACGTTCCTCTCCGCAGCGCGACGACAGACCAAATCAGGAGAGAGCGAGGCGGCGGTCCAGATCGCCTGGCCGAGAACGACCAGGTCGCTCCGACGCCGACCGGGACAAGCGTCCGGCCAAGTCCCCGTCCAAGGACGCTTCATCGGGGAAGGAGAACCGCTCCCCTCACCGACGAGTGCCCCACAGCCCTGTGAGGAAACGCAGCGCCTCCCCTCGCCACCACCCCCCGGCTACCGCCTCAGACAAGACATCTAAGCCGAGCCACTCTCCACCCAAAACAAGGTCTCCCCCCAGGAGACCCCGCAGCCGCTCACCAGACGTCCGGAGGCGGGATGTGGACAGGAAGGACTCCCCAATGAG GAAGCGCATACGGCCAGACGCAGGGCCAGGCAGAGATTGGTCCCGCGAGAACAGTCCCAGAGCAGCCGCTCGGCGCAGGATGAGTCGCTCACCTTTAAGACGGCGATCGCCGTCGCCACGACGACGCTCCCGCTCTTCCCCCCGCAGACGGAGCAGGTCTCCCTTGGGACACAG gtttggagagagagaccgCTACGGAAGGCTCCGGCAGTACCGACGCTCGATGTCCCGCGATCGAGGTCGGAGAAGAAGACGCAGCCGAGATGAGGACAAGTTCAAGGGAAGCCTCTCCGAGGGCATGAAGGTCGACAAAGAGTCCTCAGGGGAAGAAGT GTTGGAGGACTTtgatggagaggaggtggatgaAGAGTTTGTCATCGAACAGCGCCGGCAGCAACGTTTGGCCATCGTCCAG AAATACAAGGTCGCGAGTGACGACACCAACATGGTGTCGGAGCCCAGCAGCCCCCAGAGCAGCACGCGCAGCCGGTCGCCGTCCCCCGACGACGTCTTGGAGCGAGTGGCGGCGGATGTCAAGGAGTACGAGCGAGAGAACCTGGACACCTTCGAGGCCAGCATCAAAGCCAAGCAGAACCTCATCGCCCAGGAGAAAGACG gagCCAACCCAAAGAAGCCCTCGGCCCCCGACATGTTTACAGAGTCGGACGACATGTTCGCCGCCGACTTTGAC aacGCCCGGATGAGAGCAGCTGGTGTCGGGAAGGACTTCAAGGAGAACCCCAACCTCAGGGACAACTGGACTGACGCGGAGGGCTACTACC gggTCAACATCGGGGAGACGCTAGACAAGCGCTATGACGTGTACGGCTACACCGGCCACGGTGTCTTCAGCAACGTGATCAGAGCCCGGGACACCGCCAGGGCCGGCCAGGAGGTGGCGGTCAAGATCATCCGCAACAATGAGCTCAT GCAGAAGACCGGGTTGAAAGAGTTGGAGTTCCTCAAGAAGCTGAACGACGCCGACCCCGACGACAAGTTCCACTGCCTCCGCCTCTTCAGGCACTTCTACCACAAGCAGCATCTCTGTCTGGTGTTTGAGCCTCTGAG CATGAATCTGCGCGAGGTCCTGAAGAAGTACGGCAAAGACGTCGGGCTCCACATCAAGGCGGTGCGCTCCTACAGCCAGCAGCTGTTCATGGCCCTCAAGCTGCTGAAGCGATGCAACATCCTCCACGCCGACATCAAGCCGGACAACATCCTG gtGAACGAGTCGAAGACCATTTTGAAGCTTTGTGACTTTGGCTCGGCGTCCCACGTCGCCGACAACGACATCACGCCGTACCTGGTCAGCAGGTTCTACCGCGCTCCGGAGATCA TCATCGGGAAGCCGTACGACTACGGGATCGACATGTGGTCCGTCGGCTGCACTTTACACGAGCTCTACACCGGCAAGATCCTGTTCCCCGGGTCCTCCAACAATCACATGATCAAACTCGCGATGGACCTGAAGGGCAAGATGCCCAACAAG ATGATCCGTAAAGGCCTGTTCAAAGACCAGCACTTCGATCAGAATTTGAACTTCCTGTACATTGAAGTCGACAAAGTGACAGAACGG GAGAAGGTGACGGTGATGAGCACCATCAACTCCACCAAAGACCTGCTGACGGACATGATCGGATACCAGCGGCTGCCCGAGGACCAGAGGAAGAAGGTGATGCAGCTGAAGGACCTGCTGGACAGCACCCTGATGCTGGACCCGGCCAAGCGCATCAGCATCAACCAGGCGCTGCAGCACCCCTTCATCCAGGAGAAGATATGA